GGCACCACAGGGCAGGGCGCTGGGTAACGCCCAGTGGGGGCGACCCCAAGGACAGTGCCACAGAAACATACCGCCGGCCGCTCGGCCGGTAAGGGTGCAATCGTGCGGTAAGAGCGCACGGCGTGCCGGGTGACCGGCGCGCGGGCAAACCCCGCCCGGTGCAAGGCCATGTAGGGGGAGATGAGGCGGCCCGCCGCATCCCCGGGTAGGCCGCTATCAGGCGTCTGGCAACAGGCGCCGCAGAGAGATGGCTGCCGCCGCCCACCCGGCGGTACAGAACCCGGCTTACAGGCCTGCTCCCGCATCCTCCTGATGTCGCGGCTTCGATTGCGCCCTGCCGAGGGTCCCGCGTCCGCGTGGGGGGCCCGTCCGACTCAGCGGGGGATGTGGGGCGTCCCGCGAGGATAGAGCAGGTAGCGCTGGCGGATCGTCACAAACCATTGGAGGTCGGCCTGCCAGCCGGCCACGATCCAGTCCGCACGCTCCCCCCGCAGGACGGCCTTCCGCACGGCGTCGGTGCCCCAGAGCAGATCGAAGCGGTACCGCTCCCCGCTCCGTGGCGGCGTGAACAGCGGCGTCCGAGGGTGGAGGCGGTGCACGGCGTCGAGAATGTGCACGGCGGTCGCCGCGGGGCGAAACCGGCGCCGGTCCGTAAGGACGAGCCGCACGCCGCCCTGGCGGCGTTCCGGGGGGCCGACGGTGACCGCCTCGAAACGCACCCCCGGAAGGCCGCGCCGGTTGAGGTGCATGGCCAGCAGATCCCCGCGCAGCCAGCGCGCCGTGACCGTCTGGAAGGGCGTGGTGGTCCCGGCGCCGACCCGGAGCGTGGTTCCCTCGAGCAGTCCCGTGGCCGCATGGAGCTGTGCCGCGGCCGGCGAGGGGAGGTTCGGCGAGGGGCGGAACCAGGAGAGGCCGGTATCCTCCCAGTGCATGCGACCCCGCCAGCCGCTCATCGGGACCACGGCCAGCCGCGCCCCGACGCCAAACTCCTCATTGAAGAGCAGGGCGAGCTCGCCGATGGTCATGCCGTGCACTGCGGGGAGGGGGTAGATCCCGATGAAGGAGGCGAAGTCGGGGTCGAGGACCGGTCCGTCCACGCGGTCCCCGCCGAGCGGATTGGGGCGGTCCAGGACGACGACCGTCTTGCCGTATTCGGCCGCCGCCTGCATGGCCAGGGCCATCGTGGAGGTGTAGGTGTAGGCCCGCGCCCCGACATCCTGAAGATCGACGACCAGCGCGTCCACGCCGGCCAGCATCTCCGGGGAGGGGCGCCGGCGGCCCGCGTACAG
The genomic region above belongs to Armatimonadota bacterium and contains:
- a CDS encoding DUF1343 domain-containing protein; this encodes MATAALRTLQARRAHTRGILAAAAVLLVLGGGPPAASAPRPQVWPGVDVLVAHYTPLLAGKRVGLITHRAATGLGGWPTATILTLDPRIRVVALFAPEHGLAGTLQAGEAVPFLRAATGARTLPVYSLYAGRRRPSPEMLAGVDALVVDLQDVGARAYTYTSTMALAMQAAAEYGKTVVVLDRPNPLGGDRVDGPVLDPDFASFIGIYPLPAVHGMTIGELALLFNEEFGVGARLAVVPMSGWRGRMHWEDTGLSWFRPSPNLPSPAAAQLHAATGLLEGTTLRVGAGTTTPFQTVTARWLRGDLLAMHLNRRGLPGVRFEAVTVGPPERRQGGVRLVLTDRRRFRPAATAVHILDAVHRLHPRTPLFTPPRSGERYRFDLLWGTDAVRKAVLRGERADWIVAGWQADLQWFVTIRQRYLLYPRGTPHIPR